From Sphingorhabdus sp. SMR4y:
CCAAGCAGGCGCTCATAAAGAAAACGGAAGGCGGGGAAGCTGTGAATACGGCCCTGCCCCAGATCATAGGCCGCGAGTGAAATCAGGGCGGGCATAAACGTCTCGATACTGTCAACCGCGCACCCTTCGGGAATGGCTTTACGAATGTCGCGAATCCGCCGGTAGAGGGAAATCTGCACCTGAATGCCCGCTTCTTCAACCTTGTCGCGCGACCAGGTCTCCACAGCATCGGAACGTTCGAGACCGACATCCAGCGACCGGCGGATGTAGCGCTGGGTCGCGGAACTGAAGCTCGCAAATTCTTTTATCTCGGCCAGCGTCATCGCACCGGGGACAGATCGTGTTTCCTTGGTCATGTCTTCACAACTCCTCGTGGGCTCTTGCCACCAGGACATTTGACCAAAACATGGTTAGCAATTGGTTAAACCGGGACCGATTAATCCTCTATTGACCATCCTGAGTGGGAAAATTGCGCGGCTGCCTTATAAAGTTTCGACCAACCGCAACCATGGTTCGACCGGTCACGATTCCGCTAGAGACAATTGATACCATATTGGCCTAAGCTGACCCGAAACCATGAATTGAACGCATATGAGAAAATTTGAACTGGGAAACCACAAGCCGTCGGTCGGGCATCAGGTAGCCATCCTGTCGATCCTGGGATTCTGGTTTTTCTACATGATCGTCCTGACATTACGGGCGTCCATCGGTGACTGGCCGGCACAAGGCGAAATGGTCATGCGGCGGACTGTCGTCACGATTTTCGGTATCGGCACAACCTATCTGCTCTACCTGTTTCTGCGGCAGTTCGAGGACAGAGCCCTGTCGACGCGGATCATCACCGCCTTTGCCGCCGCCATTCCCTGCGCGATCATCATTGCCTCGTTCAATCACTATGTCTTCAATGTCTATTATCCCGAAAATCTGTGGGACGAGGCGCATGTCGAGGAAATGCGCAAATATATGTCGCAGGAGAATCTGGCGTTCAAAGCAATCTTCGAAGATGCGACCTCGCGCTTTTTCTTCATCGTCAGCTGGACCTCGCTATACCTGACCCTGAGCTATGCCGGCCGGGTCCGGCAGGTCGAACGCAAGGCCGCCCGCTTCGCCCAAGCGGCACAGGACGCCGAGCTGCGTTCGCTGCGCTATCAGGTCAATCCCCATTTCCTGTTCAACACGCTCAACAGCCTGAGCACGCTGGTCATGCGCAGCCAGCCGGAAGAAGCCGAGGAGATGATCCTCAACCTGTCCAAATTCTATCGCACCAGCCTGTCGGGCGATCCGCTGGAGGATGTGCCCCTGTCGGAAGAGGTGCATCTGCAGAATCTTTATCTCGATATCGAAGCCGTGCGTTTCCCCGAACGGCTCCGGACCAAGGTGAATATCCCGGATGATCTGCTTGGCGTTCTGGTGCCCGGCCTGATTCTGCAGCCGCTGGTCGAGAATGCGATCAAGCACAGTGTTGCCCACAGCAAGCGCCCGGTAACCATTGCGATCAGCGCCCGGTCCGATGGCGACAATCTGATCCTGACAGTAGCCGATGACGGGGATCCCCGACCGGTCGACCTGCAGGATGATGGCGTCAGCAGCGGTATTGGCCTGGCCAATGTCCGCGACCGGCTGGAAACGCGCTTTGGCCGGCAGGCCGGTTTGCAGACTGTACGTCCGGCAGAAGGCGGCTATATTGCGCAGCTCACTCTACCGTTGATGCTGGACAACCCATGATCGAAGAAACCGAAACCAGACCGCTGACCACGCTGATTGTCGACGATGAACCGCTGGCGATCGAACGGTTGCAGCTGCTTTGTGCGCGCCAGCCGGATATCAACCTGATCGGCACCGCCAGCGACGGGGAAGCAGCACTGCGCCTCACCGAGCAGCTGAAGCCGGACTTGCTGCTGCTCGATATCGCGATGCCCGGCAAGGACGGGCTGGACGTCGCACGCGCCCTGTCCGGCAAGCCGGATGCGCCGGCAATCATTTTTGTCACGGCTTTTGATCGCTTCGCGGTCGAGGCCTTTGACGTGGCGGCAATCGACTATGTGCTGAAACCGGTCGAGAATGCGCGCCTGCAACTGGCCATTTCCCGGGTACGGGAGCGGACAGCCGAACCGCGAAACGGTGAAGCGGACGACTCTCCCTGGGCCGAGGAATTCTGGGTCCCCTACAAATCCGAGCTGCGCCGGATTGTCGCGTCCGAAATCGACCGGGTCGAGGCCGAGCGCGATTATATGCGCCTGCACGTCGGCAGTGCCAGCTATCTGCTGCACCAGACTATCACCGGTCTGGAAGAGCGTCTCAACCCGGAAGAATTTATCCGCCTGCACCGCTCACATCTGGTCCGGCGCGACTGGATCGCCGGCCTGCGCCATGACGGCGGCGGCGTGTGGATGGCCTGTCTGAAATGCGGTACCGAAATCCGCATCGGCCGGACCCATCTGGCCGAAGCGAAGAAACTGGCGGGTAAATAGCCACCCTTCCCGAAGAGCGTTTCGGTCTGTCCGTAAGAATAGCCATCGACAAAATATCGGAGAAAAGTCTATTCAGCGGCGTCTCCATCCGGGACCTTCGGACATTATCGTGCTGCTGAATATCCTGATCCTCTTTGCCGCCATCACAACCGGGCTGCTGCTATTCTCTCCGCGCCTGTCGAAATCAACCCTCTGGCGCGCGACCGTGACACCGCTGGCCTCGATCATCGGCAGCGGATTTCTGGTCCTCGCGCCCATCCTTGTATCCGACTATGGCTATATGGCACCGCTGATCATGGCGGGCCTTTGTCTCGGCGCCTATCTGTTTGGCGGCGCCATCCGGTTCAACATCTTGCAGCGCAATGCCAGACATCCGCAGCAAGACCAGTGGACAGACCGCCTGGAACTGGCCGCCTCCTGGGCGCTGGTGTTCGCCTTCATCATTTCGGTTGCCTATTATCTCAACCTGTTCGGTGCATTCGGAGTCAGCCTGACCGCATTTGATAATGGCGCAAATGCCAAGCTACTCACCTCCGCCGTCTATATATTGATCCTGATCGTCGGCTGGACCCGCGGTTTCAACGCGCTGGAAAAGATGGAATATGGCGCCGTAACGCTAAAGCTGGCGATTATCGTGGGCCTGCTGGTCGGCCTGAGCTGGTATTTCTACCAAAAAGCCAGCAGCGCCTCGCTCTTTGATCATGTCCCGTTGCTTTCCGGCTGGCCGGCGATCACGCTTGCTTTTGGTCTGCTCATCACCGTGCAGGGCTTTGAAACCTCCCGCTACCTCGGCCGCAATTATGACCATGCGACACGGATCAAATCGATGCGGCTGGCGCAGATTGTCAGCACCATTATCTACATGATCTATATCAGCCTGTTCGCCTATAGTTTTGAACGCGAACAATTCGCTCTCACCGAAACTGCGATCATTGACATGATGGGAATAATCGCACCGGTCCTGCCGTTGTTGCTGGTGGCCGCTGCGTTGGCCGCGCAATTCAGCGCCGCAATCGCCGATACCAGCGGTTCGGGCGGGCTGGTAGAGGAACTGACACGGGGCCATGTCAAGGCGCGCACCGGCTATGCGATATTGGTTGCCATCGGATTGCTGCTGACCTGGAGCGCCAATGTGTTCCAGATCATCGCTTATGCCAGCCGCGCCTTTGCGCTCTATTACACGCTGCAATCCCTGATCGCAGCGCGCCGGGCCTTCCTGATCGATGGCCAGCAGCTCAAGGG
This genomic window contains:
- a CDS encoding sensor histidine kinase is translated as MRKFELGNHKPSVGHQVAILSILGFWFFYMIVLTLRASIGDWPAQGEMVMRRTVVTIFGIGTTYLLYLFLRQFEDRALSTRIITAFAAAIPCAIIIASFNHYVFNVYYPENLWDEAHVEEMRKYMSQENLAFKAIFEDATSRFFFIVSWTSLYLTLSYAGRVRQVERKAARFAQAAQDAELRSLRYQVNPHFLFNTLNSLSTLVMRSQPEEAEEMILNLSKFYRTSLSGDPLEDVPLSEEVHLQNLYLDIEAVRFPERLRTKVNIPDDLLGVLVPGLILQPLVENAIKHSVAHSKRPVTIAISARSDGDNLILTVADDGDPRPVDLQDDGVSSGIGLANVRDRLETRFGRQAGLQTVRPAEGGYIAQLTLPLMLDNP
- a CDS encoding LytR/AlgR family response regulator transcription factor is translated as MIEETETRPLTTLIVDDEPLAIERLQLLCARQPDINLIGTASDGEAALRLTEQLKPDLLLLDIAMPGKDGLDVARALSGKPDAPAIIFVTAFDRFAVEAFDVAAIDYVLKPVENARLQLAISRVRERTAEPRNGEADDSPWAEEFWVPYKSELRRIVASEIDRVEAERDYMRLHVGSASYLLHQTITGLEERLNPEEFIRLHRSHLVRRDWIAGLRHDGGGVWMACLKCGTEIRIGRTHLAEAKKLAGK